GTCTATGGTGACGATCGTCGTTCTCCGCTGCATGAACGCAGCGAAGCCAAAGCGATGAACGAGCACGAGTTAACGCCTTCCGAACCGGTCACCATTGTGCTGTCGGAAATGGGCTGGGTACGCAGTGCCAAAGGGCATGATATCGACCCAACTGGGCTGAGTTATAAAGCGGGTGATAGCTTCCGTGATGCAGCGAAAGGGAAAAGCAATCAGCCTGTGGTGTTTATTGACTCTACTGGCCGCAGCTATGCACTGGATCAGAATGAGTTGCCTTCTGCTCGTGGTCAGGGTGAACCGCTAACAAGTAAACGCACGCTGCCGCCGGGTGCGAAGGTGGAACAAGTGCTGATGGCCGCAGACGATCAACTGCTACTGATGGCATCGGATGCAGGCTATGGTTTTGTGTGTACCTTCAGTGATTTGGTTACGCGTAACCGCGCAGGAAAAACGCTGATCACGCTGCCGGATAATGCGAAGGTGCTGGCACCGATCGAGATCAACGGCGACGATAATCTGCTGATGGCGATCACTGCCGCAGGCAGAATGCTGCTGTTCCCTGTATCCGAGCTGCCACAGCTGTCGAAAGGCAAGGGCAACAAGATTGTCTCCATCTCTTCGGCTGATTTTGCGGAAGGCAAAGATCGTCTGGCTCAGTTGCTTCTATTACCGCCGCAGGCTTCTGTCACGCTCTACGTTGGTAAGCGCAAGCAGTTGCTACGCCCCAATGATTTTCAGAATTATCAGGGCAAACGCGGACTGAAAGGCACGTTGCTGCGTGGGTTAAAAGGTATTGACCGGATTGAGGTGGATGCACCCCAGCAGGTTGACACCACCGGCAGCAGTGAAGAATAACGCTTCCGTATTGTCTTGTGCATGTTGAGAAAGGCGGTGTCATATCGCCTTTCTTTAGTTTCTGGTTGCCATCCCGCTGCAAATTGAATCACCGTGTGTTTTAGCGCGGAATCGCTATACTAGCGGCGGCTGTCGGCTCATGAGGTTGCTATGTTATCCATTTTGCGTTTTTTTATTGTCATTATATTTTCGATTTTGATCTGTATTTTTGGCTTGTTTTACTGCCTGTTCAGCCCTCGAAATCCCCGCCATGTCGCGACCTTCGGCCATCTTTTTGGTCGCTTGTCTGTGGTGTTTGGCTTGAAAGTAGAAATGCGGATACCGGAAGAAGCGGCGCATTACGGCAACTGCATCTATATCGCGAACCATCAGAACAACTACGATATGGTCACGGTATCTAGCGCGGTTCAGCCTCGTACCGTTACCGTGGGCAAGAAAAGCCTGTTGTGGATCCCGTTCTTCGGGCCACTTTATTGGCTGACGGGTAACTTGCTGATTGACCGTGAAAACCGCGCCAAAGCGCATGGCACCATTACCCAAGTCGTGAAGCATATTAAAGAGCGCAACACGTCTATCTGGATGTTCCCTGAAGGTACGCGCAGCCGTGGACGCGGCCTGATGCCATTCAAAACCGGTGCCTTTCATGCTGCGATTAGCGCAGACGTGCCAATTGTGCCGATTTGCGTTTCTACGACCAGCAACAAGGTGAAGTTGAACCGCTGGAATAACGGACTCGTTATCGTAGAAATGTTGCCACCCATCGATACCCGCGGATATACCAAAGAGCAGGTTCGCGAACTGGCTGCACACTGCCATGATGTGATGGCTGCTAGGATTGCGGAGCTGGATGCGGAAGTCGCGGCACGCGAAGCAGCAGACAAAAAATAAACTTACCCCATCGAGTTACGCGATTATTGCTTCCGATTGCCTATTCAAGAACGAATCGGAAGATAAACTTTGCTTACGGTTTATTGGAGTTACGGAGTCATTATGTCACTCAGCCGACGTCAGTTTATTCAGGCATCGGGCTTTGCGTTATGCGCGGGTATGACACCACGGGTGGCGAAAGCCAGTGGGAATCCCATCGCATTGCCGATACCGCCATTACTGGAGTCGCGCCGAGGCCAGCCTCTTTTTCTAACCATGCAACGTGCCCATTGGGCATTTTCCGGTGACCGTAAGACCGCCATTTGGGGAATCAATGGCCGCTATTTAGGGCCGACGGTGCGGGTCTATGACGGCGATGACGTTAAGCTGATTTATAGTAACCGCCTGAATGAGCCTGTCGCGATGACGATCGGTGGGTTGCAGGTGCCGGGGCCGTTGATCGGTGGCGCGGCTCGTATCATTTCTCCAGGAAGCGACTGGTCACCGGTGTTGCCCGTTCGTCAGCCAGCAGCGACCTGCTGGTATCATGCGAATACGCCGAACCGCATGGCCCCGCATATCTATAACGGGCTGGCTGGGCTCTGGCTGGTGGAAGACAGCACCAGTAAATCCTTACCGCTTCCCAATCACTACGGTGTTGATGATTTCCCACTGATTATTCAGGATAAACGACTGGATAACTTTGGTGTTCCTCTCTATAACCCGCCTTCTAACGGTGGATTTGTGGGGGACTCGCTGCTCGTCAACGGCGTGCAAAATCCTTTTGTTGAAGTGTCCCGTGGCTGGGTTCGCCTGAGATTGCTGAATGCCTCGAACTCCCGGCGTTACGTGATGCGGTTGAGCGATGGGCGAGCGATGCGTGTGATCGCCAGCGATCAAGGGTTGCTGCCTGCACCGATGGCGGTGAACCAGCTTTCTCTCGCACCCGGCGAACGGCGCGAAATACTGGTCGACATGTCGCAAGGCGAAGACGTCACGCTAACGGCAGGTGAGTCGGCTGGGATTATGGATCGTCTGCGCGGGCTGTTTGAGCCTTCCAGCATGCTGATTTCGACTCAAATACTCACGCTGAAGCCGACGGGGCTGTTGCCATTAGTCACGGATAACCTGCCGATGCGTTTACTGGCCGACAACATCATTGAAGGCAGCATTAGCCGCACGCGCGAATTCCGGCTGGGTGACAGTCTGCCCGGCATCAACGGCGCGATGTGGGACATGACGCGTGCCGATGTACAAACCCTGCTTGGCCGCTGTGAGCGCTGGATAATCCACGCTGACACGCCGCAGGCTTTCCACATTCAGGGCGTCAAGTTCCTAGTGCGCAGTGCGAATGGTAGACCACCGGCGGTGGAAGACAGCGGCTGGAAAGATACGGTGTGGGTGGATAACGATGTCGAGCTGTTAGTTTATTTCACGCAGCCCTCCTCAATGGCGTTCCCTTTCCTGTATTACA
This genomic interval from Pectobacterium aquaticum contains the following:
- a CDS encoding 1-acylglycerol-3-phosphate O-acyltransferase; translated protein: MLSILRFFIVIIFSILICIFGLFYCLFSPRNPRHVATFGHLFGRLSVVFGLKVEMRIPEEAAHYGNCIYIANHQNNYDMVTVSSAVQPRTVTVGKKSLLWIPFFGPLYWLTGNLLIDRENRAKAHGTITQVVKHIKERNTSIWMFPEGTRSRGRGLMPFKTGAFHAAISADVPIVPICVSTTSNKVKLNRWNNGLVIVEMLPPIDTRGYTKEQVRELAAHCHDVMAARIAELDAEVAAREAADKK
- the ftsP gene encoding cell division protein FtsP, encoding MSLSRRQFIQASGFALCAGMTPRVAKASGNPIALPIPPLLESRRGQPLFLTMQRAHWAFSGDRKTAIWGINGRYLGPTVRVYDGDDVKLIYSNRLNEPVAMTIGGLQVPGPLIGGAARIISPGSDWSPVLPVRQPAATCWYHANTPNRMAPHIYNGLAGLWLVEDSTSKSLPLPNHYGVDDFPLIIQDKRLDNFGVPLYNPPSNGGFVGDSLLVNGVQNPFVEVSRGWVRLRLLNASNSRRYVMRLSDGRAMRVIASDQGLLPAPMAVNQLSLAPGERREILVDMSQGEDVTLTAGESAGIMDRLRGLFEPSSMLISTQILTLKPTGLLPLVTDNLPMRLLADNIIEGSISRTREFRLGDSLPGINGAMWDMTRADVQTLLGRCERWIIHADTPQAFHIQGVKFLVRSANGRPPAVEDSGWKDTVWVDNDVELLVYFTQPSSMAFPFLYYSQTLELADRGSTGQLIVQSAM